A single genomic interval of Odontesthes bonariensis isolate fOdoBon6 chromosome 3, fOdoBon6.hap1, whole genome shotgun sequence harbors:
- the slc38a3b gene encoding sodium-coupled neutral amino acid transporter 3 isoform X1, translating into MMEPSQSEMNIFSNGKNHDLVDDMGMPMKSMLDEEQNGTQTVRFDDPEGGQESEEFLPSVDGKKPIRFTDFEGKTSFGMSIFNLGNAIMGSGILGLAYAMANTGILLFLFLLTTVAALSCYSIHLLLKSSGIVGIRAYEQLGYRAFGTPGKMAAGIAITLQNIGAMSSYLYIVKSELPLVIQSFLKADTNADLWYLNGNYLVIMVSASVILPLALMKQLGYLGYTSGFSLSCMVFFLSAVIFKKFQIPCPFEEFSANSTAAHIGLNVSSHIHEYNNDIHEDDDSLCTPRLFTINSQTAYTIPILAFAFVCHPEVLPIYTELQNPTQKRMQRVSNISIFIMYTMYFLAALFGYLTFYGNVEPELLHTYSRIDPYDTLILCVRVAVLTAVTLTVPIVLFPVRRAIQHMLFPTKSFNWLRHIAIALILLTLINMLVIFAPNILGIFGIIGATSAPCLIFIFPAVFYLRIVPKEDEPLNSTTKIVAICFAVLGVSFMVMSLSFIIIDWTSGAGLAAGGH; encoded by the exons ATGATGGAGCCCTCTCAGTcagagatgaacatattttccAACGGGAAAAATCATGATCTCGTAGATGACATGGGCATGCCAATGAAGTCCATGCTTGACGAGGAGCA AAATGGCACTCAAACAGTCAG GTTTGACGATCCTGAAGGAGGACAGGAGAGTGAGGAGTTTTTGCCCAGCGTAGATGGAAAGAAGCCTATACGTTTCACTGAT TTTGAAGGAAAGACCTCTTTTGGCATGTCAATCTTCAACCTGGGCAATGCCATTATGGGCAGTGGAATCCTGGGTTTGGCTTATGCCATGGCCAACACTGGCATACTCCTCTTTTT GTTTCTTCTGACTACAGTTGCAGCTTTATCATGTTACTCTATTCATCTATTGCTTAAATCCTCTGGCATTGTGG GCATTCGAGCTTATGAACAGCTGGGGTACAGGGCCTTTGGCACTCCTGGAAAAATGGCTGCTGGTATAGCGATCACCCTGCAGAATATTGGAG CAATGTCCAGCTACCTGTACATTGTTAAATCTGAGTTACCGCTGGTCATCCAATCTTTCCTGAAGGCAGATACCAACGCTGA TCTGTGGTACTTGAATGGAAACTACCTGGTCATCATGGTCTCTGCCAGTGTCATCCTGCCCCTTGCTTTAATGAAACAACTTG GTTACCTTGGCTACACCAGTGGATTTTCTCTCAGTTGCATGGTGTTCTTTCTCTCTGCA GTTATCTTTAAGAAGTTTCAGATTCCTTGTCCCTTCGAGGAGTTCTCAGCCAATAGCACTGCAGCACATATCGGCCTGAATGTTTCGAGTCACATTCACGAGTACAACAACGATATTCATGAGGACGATGACTCTCTCTGCACCCCACGCTTGTTCACCATCAACTCACAG ACAGCATATACAATCCCCATCTTggcttttgcttttgtttgccACCCTGAAGTCCTGCCCATTTACACTGAGCTACAGAA TCCAACACAGAAGAGGATGCAAAGGGTGTCCAACATCTCCATCTTTATCATGTACACCATGTACTTTCTGGCAGCTCTCTTTGGCTATCTGACTTTTTATG GCAATGTGGAGCCTGAACTCTTGCACACTTACAGCCGTATTGATCCATATGACACTTTGATCCTGTGTGTGCGAGTGGCAGTCCTCACGGCTGTCACGCTGACCGTCCCCATCGTGTTGTTCCCG GTGCGCAGAGCCATTCAGCACATGTTATTCCCCACCAAGTCTTTCAACTGGTTACGTCACATTGCCATTGCTCTCATTCTGCTTACCCTCATCAACATGTTGGTGATATTTGCTCCTAACATTCTGGGCATATTTGGTATCATTG GTGCCACGTCGGCTCCCtgcctcattttcattttccctGCTGTTTTCTACCTCCGCATTGTTCCTAAAGAGGACGAACCCCTGAACTCCACTACCAAGATAGTG GCCATATGTTTTGCTGTTTTGGGCGTCTCCTTTATGGTGATGAGCCTGAGCTTCATAATCATTGACTGGACATCAGGGGCCGGCCTTGCTGCAGGGGGCCACTAG
- the slc38a3b gene encoding sodium-coupled neutral amino acid transporter 3 isoform X2: MMEPSQSEMNIFSNGKNHDLVDDMGMPMKSMLDEEQFDDPEGGQESEEFLPSVDGKKPIRFTDFEGKTSFGMSIFNLGNAIMGSGILGLAYAMANTGILLFLFLLTTVAALSCYSIHLLLKSSGIVGIRAYEQLGYRAFGTPGKMAAGIAITLQNIGAMSSYLYIVKSELPLVIQSFLKADTNADLWYLNGNYLVIMVSASVILPLALMKQLGYLGYTSGFSLSCMVFFLSAVIFKKFQIPCPFEEFSANSTAAHIGLNVSSHIHEYNNDIHEDDDSLCTPRLFTINSQTAYTIPILAFAFVCHPEVLPIYTELQNPTQKRMQRVSNISIFIMYTMYFLAALFGYLTFYGNVEPELLHTYSRIDPYDTLILCVRVAVLTAVTLTVPIVLFPVRRAIQHMLFPTKSFNWLRHIAIALILLTLINMLVIFAPNILGIFGIIGATSAPCLIFIFPAVFYLRIVPKEDEPLNSTTKIVAICFAVLGVSFMVMSLSFIIIDWTSGAGLAAGGH, from the exons ATGATGGAGCCCTCTCAGTcagagatgaacatattttccAACGGGAAAAATCATGATCTCGTAGATGACATGGGCATGCCAATGAAGTCCATGCTTGACGAGGAGCA GTTTGACGATCCTGAAGGAGGACAGGAGAGTGAGGAGTTTTTGCCCAGCGTAGATGGAAAGAAGCCTATACGTTTCACTGAT TTTGAAGGAAAGACCTCTTTTGGCATGTCAATCTTCAACCTGGGCAATGCCATTATGGGCAGTGGAATCCTGGGTTTGGCTTATGCCATGGCCAACACTGGCATACTCCTCTTTTT GTTTCTTCTGACTACAGTTGCAGCTTTATCATGTTACTCTATTCATCTATTGCTTAAATCCTCTGGCATTGTGG GCATTCGAGCTTATGAACAGCTGGGGTACAGGGCCTTTGGCACTCCTGGAAAAATGGCTGCTGGTATAGCGATCACCCTGCAGAATATTGGAG CAATGTCCAGCTACCTGTACATTGTTAAATCTGAGTTACCGCTGGTCATCCAATCTTTCCTGAAGGCAGATACCAACGCTGA TCTGTGGTACTTGAATGGAAACTACCTGGTCATCATGGTCTCTGCCAGTGTCATCCTGCCCCTTGCTTTAATGAAACAACTTG GTTACCTTGGCTACACCAGTGGATTTTCTCTCAGTTGCATGGTGTTCTTTCTCTCTGCA GTTATCTTTAAGAAGTTTCAGATTCCTTGTCCCTTCGAGGAGTTCTCAGCCAATAGCACTGCAGCACATATCGGCCTGAATGTTTCGAGTCACATTCACGAGTACAACAACGATATTCATGAGGACGATGACTCTCTCTGCACCCCACGCTTGTTCACCATCAACTCACAG ACAGCATATACAATCCCCATCTTggcttttgcttttgtttgccACCCTGAAGTCCTGCCCATTTACACTGAGCTACAGAA TCCAACACAGAAGAGGATGCAAAGGGTGTCCAACATCTCCATCTTTATCATGTACACCATGTACTTTCTGGCAGCTCTCTTTGGCTATCTGACTTTTTATG GCAATGTGGAGCCTGAACTCTTGCACACTTACAGCCGTATTGATCCATATGACACTTTGATCCTGTGTGTGCGAGTGGCAGTCCTCACGGCTGTCACGCTGACCGTCCCCATCGTGTTGTTCCCG GTGCGCAGAGCCATTCAGCACATGTTATTCCCCACCAAGTCTTTCAACTGGTTACGTCACATTGCCATTGCTCTCATTCTGCTTACCCTCATCAACATGTTGGTGATATTTGCTCCTAACATTCTGGGCATATTTGGTATCATTG GTGCCACGTCGGCTCCCtgcctcattttcattttccctGCTGTTTTCTACCTCCGCATTGTTCCTAAAGAGGACGAACCCCTGAACTCCACTACCAAGATAGTG GCCATATGTTTTGCTGTTTTGGGCGTCTCCTTTATGGTGATGAGCCTGAGCTTCATAATCATTGACTGGACATCAGGGGCCGGCCTTGCTGCAGGGGGCCACTAG